GCGAGCAGGCCTCCCACCGTGCGGTTGCGTCGTCCGACCTGTGCTGCCACGTCCTGTCCCCCTGGGGTGCTGCGCCCGACGGGGGGACGCTAGCGGCCGGGTGACGGGCGGGTGGACGCGAGCTGGCCGGGAGGTGGCGCGGACCTAGGCCGGCGCGAAGGGCTCCACGATGCCGTGGAGGGGGCTGGCCTCGTCGTCGACGGGACCGTGGCCGATGAACCACTCGGTGCCGAAGGCCAGGGCGAAGGCCTCGTCGGGGAGGGCGAGGAAGAAGTGCTCGTCGGCCACCTGGCTGCGGTGGGCCCGCAGGGCGGCGCGCTTGGTGGGCGCCACCGAGGCGACGTCGACCCGGTGGGTGATCTCGTCCTCCTCCACCCCGAGGTCCATCTCGTCGGGGTCGGGCGCCTCCACGCCCTCGGGCAGCTCGAAGCCGCCCTCGCCCTGCGCCGCGGCCATCCGCTTGATGGCGGTGCGGTTCATCGTCCCCTCGAGCACCCGGGGAGTGCCGGCCAGCTCGGCGGCGCGCATGCCGACCCGGTGGACCTGGATGTGGTCCGGGTGGCCGTAGCCGCCGTGGTCGTCGTAGACGGTGAGGGCGTCGGCGGCCTCCTCCTCGAGCAGGGCGGCCAGCCGGCGGGCGGCCGACTCCACGTCGGCCTGCCAGAAGGTCCACGGCTCGTCGTTGGAGGGCTCCCCCATCATCCCGGAGTCGACGTAGCCCAGGAACTCGACCCGGGCGACCCCGAGGGCCTCGGCCGAGGCGTAGACCTCGGCGGTGCGGCGCATGGACAGCTGCTCGCCCTCGTCGAGGACGTCGGGCACGATCTCGCCCCGCTCGCCCCGGGTGGCGATGACCAGCACCACGCGGTGGCCGGCGGCGGCGGCCAGGGCCATGGTGCCGCCGGTGCCGATGGCCTCGTCGTCGGGGTGGGCGTGGAAGGACACCAGCGTCGCCATCGGCGATGACGCTACCGCCGGGCCCCTCGGACCCGACCCGGGCGGGTCAGGAGATGGTGCCGGCCTCGCGGAGGGCGGCCCGACGGGCCTCGTCGCAGCCGATCTCGGCCAGGACCTCGTCGCTGTGCTGGCCGGCGTGGGGCGGCGGTCGGAGGATCTCCCCCGGCGTGCGGCTGAACCGGGGCGCGGGGGCGGGCTGGGTGATGCCGGCCACCTCGGTGAAGGTGCCCCGGGCCACGTTGTGCGGGTGCTGGGCCGCCTCCTCCATGGTGAGCACCGGGGCGAAGCACACGTCGGTGCCCTCCATCACCTCGCACCACTCGTCGCGGGTGCGGCCCCGGAACACCTCGGCCAGGCGGGCCTTGAGCTCGGGCCAGTGGGTGCGGTCCTGCTGCCAGGGGAGGTCCTCGCCCTCCAGGCCGGTGAGGCGGAGCAGCTCGGCGTAGAACTGCGGCTCGATGGAGCCGATGGACACGTACCGGCCGTCGGCGCACTCGTAGGTGTCGTAGAAGTGGGCGCCGGTGTCGAGCATGTTGGTGCCCCGCTCGTCGTCCCAGATCCCCATGGCCCGGAACGAGTGCATCATCGTCATGAGCAGGGCCGAGCCGTCGGTCATGGCCGCGTCGACCACCTGGCCCTCACCCGACCGACCGGCCTCGACGAGGGCGGCGCAGATGCCGAGGGCGAGGAGCATGCCGCCGCCACCGAAGTCGCCCACCAGGTTGATGGGGGGCGTGGGGGCCTCGCCGGCCCGGCCCAGGTGGGCGAGCACGCCGGAGAGGGCGATGTAGTTGATGTCGTGGCCGGCCATGGACGCGTAGGGCCCGTCCTGGCCCCACCCGGTCATGCGCCCGAAGACGAGCCGGGGGTTGCGCTCGAGGCAGACGTCGGGGCCGAGGCCGAGGCGCTCCATGACCCCGGGGCGGAACCCCTCGATCAGCGCGTCGGCCGAGGCGACCAGCTCGAGCACCACCTCGACGCCGGCCGGGTCCTTGAGGTCGACGGCGACCGAGCGCCGCCCCCGGTTGAGGAGGTCGGCCGGGGGCGTGTCGGGGTTGCCCGGGCCGTGGCGCGACGGGCGGTCGACGCGGATGACGTCGGCGCCCAGGTCGG
Above is a window of Iamia majanohamensis DNA encoding:
- a CDS encoding PIG-L family deacetylase; the protein is MATLVSFHAHPDDEAIGTGGTMALAAAAGHRVVLVIATRGERGEIVPDVLDEGEQLSMRRTAEVYASAEALGVARVEFLGYVDSGMMGEPSNDEPWTFWQADVESAARRLAALLEEEAADALTVYDDHGGYGHPDHIQVHRVGMRAAELAGTPRVLEGTMNRTAIKRMAAAQGEGGFELPEGVEAPDPDEMDLGVEEDEITHRVDVASVAPTKRAALRAHRSQVADEHFFLALPDEAFALAFGTEWFIGHGPVDDEASPLHGIVEPFAPA
- a CDS encoding CaiB/BaiF CoA transferase family protein encodes the protein MGPLTGTRVVEVAGIGPGPFCAMALADLGADVIRVDRPSRHGPGNPDTPPADLLNRGRRSVAVDLKDPAGVEVVLELVASADALIEGFRPGVMERLGLGPDVCLERNPRLVFGRMTGWGQDGPYASMAGHDINYIALSGVLAHLGRAGEAPTPPINLVGDFGGGGMLLALGICAALVEAGRSGEGQVVDAAMTDGSALLMTMMHSFRAMGIWDDERGTNMLDTGAHFYDTYECADGRYVSIGSIEPQFYAELLRLTGLEGEDLPWQQDRTHWPELKARLAEVFRGRTRDEWCEVMEGTDVCFAPVLTMEEAAQHPHNVARGTFTEVAGITQPAPAPRFSRTPGEILRPPPHAGQHSDEVLAEIGCDEARRAALREAGTIS